CAGCCCCTGGCGGCCCCCACGGTGACCGTCCAGACCAGGACGCCTACTTCTGTCACCTTCCAGTGGACGCCCGTTGCCGGGGCCGTGGCTTACCAGGTGAGCCTGGACAGCGGGGTCACCTTCGTGGCGCCTTCGTCGGGCATCACCGGCACGACGGAAACGGTCAACAACCTGGCACCCAACGAATCGGTCACCTGCGAAGTGAAAGCCCTGGGCGCCGCCCCCTGTCAGACCAGCACGGCTTCCGCCCGCGCGGCCGGTGTGAGCGATAACCCGCTGGGGGATAACATTTTCGTACCGAACGTCTTTAGCCCGAACGGGGATGGCGTCAACGACATCCTCTATGTATACAGCAACGCCATCGCGACCATGGTGTTCCGGGTTTACAACCAGTGGGGACAAGAAGTCTTCGAGTCGCGCTCGATCAACACCGGCTGGGACGGCACGATGGGCGGCCAGAAACAACCCGTGGGCGTGTATGTGTACGTGTTACAGGCGGTCATGCAAGATGGAACGACCGTCACCAAAAAAGGTTCCGTCACCCTGATTCGATAATGATCCATAAACTCATTGATATGCGCAACCTATTTTTAACCGCCGCTTGCCTCCTGTTTCTCGGGCGTTCGTTTGCCCAGGTCGATCCTCATTTTTCCCAGTATTATGCGTACCCGTTGTATCTCAATCCGGCCATGACGGGTGTGATCGACGGCGACATGCGGGTCAACCTCAACTACCGTAACCAGTGGAACAATATCACCAATCCCTTTACGACGGCAGGGCTGTCGGCGGAGTGGGTGACCGACAAAAACATCAATATCGGGGTCAACCTGCTCAACCAATCGGCCGGTGACGCGGGCTACAATTACTTCAACGGGTATGCGTCCGTGGCCTATACTGGGGTCAAGTTCGGCGCCCGGCAAATGACCCACCTGACCCTGGGGATCCAGGCCGGCATACTCAATCGCAAGTTCGATCCGTCCAAATTCCAGTGGGGCAGCCAGTACAACCCGCTGACCGGTTATGACCCCAACGCCCCGTCCAATGAGACGATCACCCGGACGTCCTCCAGCGTTTTCGACGCCAACTTCGGGGCCTTGTTGTACGACGGGAACCCCGCGCACAGGGTCAACACCTTTGTAGGGGCGTCCGTGGCGCACCTCACGCAACCCAGCGACCCCTTCCTGGCGACCAACAATTATCACCTGCCCATGCGCTATACGGTCCACGGGGGGGCGCGCATCGTCCTCTCCGACGAACTCAGCATCACCCCGAACGCCATTTACATGCGGCAGGGGAACGCCGACGAAACGATGTTCGGGGCCTACGCCCAGATGGTGATCACCGACATCAGCGACCTGATGCTGGGACTCGACTACCGCGTCAACGACGCCATCGTCCCTTACCTTGGCTTCCGCTACCAGGACATTACGGTCGGTATCAGCTACGACGCCAACGCGTCCAACCTGACCCGCCTGGCCAGCGGCAGCAATGCATTCGAACTGTCGCTGTCGTATACGGCGCACAAGAAACGGGTTTTTCCGAAGGAACACTTTTTTTGCCCAAGATTATAAATTGACCGACCATGAAACGACAAACGTATTCCCTGCTTGCGGTCCTGCTTACGGCCTCCGGCGTGCACGCTCAGTTCGTGGCGGACTATAAACGGACGGCCGACGTATTCTACGCCAGACAGGACTACTATTCGGCGGCTCAGTATTACGTCAAGGCCCTCGACAACAAGCCGTACGCGCAACCCGGATTTTTCCCCTATGCGACGGACGTCAACAAACACCCGTCCAAGACAAGCCGGATGCACCAGTACGAGGACCTTGTCTATCACCTGGCTGAGTCTTACCGGCACTACAATGACTTTGTCAGCGCCTCGAAATGGTATGAGCAAGCCACCCAGTTCAGCACCACCTATCCCCTTGCCCGGTATTGGTACGCCGTCTGTTTGCGGGCGCAGGGCCGGTTTGACGAAGCCCTGTCGCAGTTCCAGCAGTTCCGTTCCGCCTACACCACCCAGGACGACATCCAGGCGTCCGCCGACAAGGAGATCGCAGACTGCCAGTTTGCGTCCCAGGAAGCCCGGCGGACCAACTCGCCCTTTACCGTGTTGAAAATGGGCGGGGACGTCAACGTGGGCGGGGCCAACTATGCCCCCGTCTGGTGGGGGAACGCGCTGATGTTTACGTCTTCCCGTTCTTCGGTACCGACGCTCAAGGCCGCTGGGGGCAAAAGCCCGTATATCAATCACCTCTATACCGCCGGCACGGATACCGCCCAGGCCCAACGCCTCGACCTGCCCGGTCAAAGCATGGAGCAAGGCGTGTCCGCACTTACACCGGACGGTCTTACCCTTTATCTGACCCAGTGGTCGGTGGGTAAGGATGGGCGAAAAACAGCCGGTATTTATAAATCCGTGCGGTCCGGGACCGCCTGGACGGCGCCCCAGCCTGTGGTGGACGCTCCCGCAGGGTTTTCGAACATGCAGCCCGCGGTCAGCACCGACGGGAAGGTCCTGCTTTTTGCCTCGGACCGGCCGGGCGGATCGGGGGGCTTCGACCTTTGGTACGCCAGCCTGGACAACAATGGTGTCCCGGGCACCCCGGTGAACCTCGGTCCGGGGATCAATACCGCGGGGGACGAAGAGGCCCCCTATTACGACGCCTTCTCCCGGACCCTGGTCTTCAGCACCAACGGCAGGGTGGGGATGGGGAACTTTGATCTTTTCCAAAGCCTCGGCGACCTGTCCAACTTGAGTACCCCCGTCAACCTGGGGGCCCCCCTCAATTCGCCCAAAGACGACATTTATTTCACCAGCGCCCGTGCCGGGGGGAAATTGTTCAAGGAAGCCTATGTAAGCTCGGACAGGGCTTCCAACTGCTGTCTGGAGGTGTTTAAGGTCACCCGTCGCGGCAAACGGATCAGCGGGGCCGTGGTCGACTGCGAAACCCATCAACCCCTGGACGGGGCCAAGGTGTCCCTGATAGACACGACCGCCGGGAAAGTGGTCGGACAGGTGACCCTGGACGCTTCCGGAACGTATGGCTTCGACCTCGACGATCCCGGAAACTTCAAGGTGGTGATGGAAAAGGATAATTATTTTTCCAAAAGCCTCCGGGTGCACGCGGACGACATGGTCCCCGTGGACACGCTGGTAGACAAGGAAGTCTGTTTGCGGCACTATGAGCCCAACCGGCCCATCGTGCTTCAAAATATCTTTTATGACTACAACAAGGCCACGCTCCGGCCCGAATCCGCCCTGGTGCTCGACACCCTCGTCACCATCCTCGACGAAAATCCGACCATGGCCATCGAAATGGGCGCCCACACAGACGGTATCGGTGGGGAAAAATACAACCTCAACCTCTCCGACCGCCGCGCCAAAGCATGCGTAGATTACCTGATATCCAAGGGGATAGACCCCGCCCGTCTGACCTGGAAGGGGTACGGCAAGTGCTGCCCGATCGCCCCCGAAAAGATCAACGGCAAGGACAACCCCGCCGGCCGCCAGGTCAATCGCCGGACAGAATTTTCCGTGTTGCGCAAATAATTTTCGCGGGGCGAATGGTTGAATTGTCTGCAAGTTGGTTTTTAATATATAGTGTGTAGGTAGTAGAATTGGTTAATCAGCAGTTCTTGACACGGCGGCCCCTTTCCAGGGGCCGCCCTTTTTATTTTTATTCCTCATACCGATCCTCAAATCCCCGACCAAAGGCCAGATCGCGCCGCGCGCGGGGTGGAGGGTGTCTATTTAGCCCTTTTCCTCAGCAGCTAAAAGGGCTCGCAGTCGTTAAGATCGGCTGAGGAAAAGGGCTAAATAGACACCCTCCACCCCGCTTCGAGGGCTGTCAGGCCTTATGGTAGGAGATAAGGGGCGATAGCCAATGGGTTTTTTAGAGGGAAATTCTTTGAGGTATCAAAAAAAGGTGGCGACAATTTTGGGTATTAAGGATTAGTGCTTACCTTTGCCGTCCTAAATTTACAAGGACAAAATGCCTACGATACAACAGTTAGTAAGAAAAGGTAGAGAAATCATCAGGGCCAAAAGCAAGTCCAGGGCCCTGAGTAACTGTCCCCAGCGCCGGGGAGTTTGTACCCGTGTGTACACCACCACGCCTAAAAAGCCGAACTCCGCGCTTCGTAAAGTAGCGAAAGTACGTTTGACCAACAAAGTGGAAGTCATCGCCTACATTCCGGGTGAAGGCCACAACCTCCAGGAGCACTCCATTGTCCTGGTGCGCGGAGGTCGTGTGAAGGATTTGCCGGGTGTACGTTACCACATTGTCCGCGGTGCCCTGGATACTGCGGGTGTAAAGGACAGGAAGCAGAGCCGTTCCAAGTACGGTACGAAGCTGCCTAAGAAGGGTGCTCCTGCCGCTCCTGCCAAGAAGAAGTAATCATTATCAAATTATTATAATTTCCTAATAGCAATGAGGAAAGCACAAGCCAAGAAGTTACCCCTCGCTCCGGATCCGCGGTTTAACGACAAACTGGTTACCCGGTTCGTCAACAACCTGATGTGGCAAGGCAAAAAGAGCGTCGCCCTGACTATTTTTTACGACGCCGTTGACCGGGTGGCCAAAACGACCAACGAGGACGGGTATGAAATCTGGCGCCGCGCGCTGGCCAATGTAACCCCCAGCGTCGAAGTACGCAGCCGTCGTATCGGCGGGGCTACCTTCCAGATCCCGACCGAAGTGCGTCCCGACCGTAAAATTTCCCTGAGCATGAAGTGGTTGATCCGCTATGCCCGGGAAAGAAACGGGAAAAGCATGGCGGAAAAACTGGCCGGCGAAATCGTAGCCGCCAGCAAGGGTGAAGGTGCCGCCTTCAAGAAGAAGGAAGACACGCACCGTATGGCCGACGCCAACAAGGCATTCTCCCACTTCCGTATCTAACCTGGCTAATTCCTTTTTTACATAACTGTCCGAAGGTCCCCTCCGCAAAGAGGGGATTTTTGGTTTTTTTCTTTACCTTTGCGCACCAAATCGCCCGTACGCCTGTGTTTAAGGCGAAGTCATTCTAAATCATACAATTAATAATAACCAATCTGTCATGGCAGACTTAAAATTTCAGAGAAACTTTGGTATCGCGGCCCACATCGATGCCGGTAAGACCACAACTACGGAGCGTATCCTGCGGTATACAGGTATGATCCACAAAATCGGGGAAGTACATGACGGTGCTGCCACGACCGACTGGATGGAACAGGAGAAAGAACGCGGGATCACCATCACTTCCGCCGCCGTAAGCTGCCAATGGAATTTCCCGACGAACAAGGGGAAGGCCGACGCCAATACCAAAAAATACTACTTCAATATCATCGATACCCCGGGCCACGTGGACTTCACCATCGAGGTGGAGCGTTCCATGCGCGTCCTGGACGGTCTGATCGCCCTTTTCTCCGCGGTAGACGGGGTTGAGCCTCAGTCCGAAACCGTTTGGCGCCAGGCCAACCGCTATAAGGTTCCCCGGATCGGCTTCGTCAACAAGATGGACCGTTCCGGCGCCGACTTCCTGATGGTCGTCCGCCAGGTGAAGGAAATGCTGGGTGCCAAAGCGGTTCCCCTGCAGCTCCCTATCGGGGCAGAAGATGATTTCAAGGGTGTCGTCGACCTGATCCGCATGAAGGGGATCATTTGGGATATGGCTACGGAAGGGATGACCTTCGAAGAGATCGAGATCCCCGCCGACATGCTGGAAGAAGCCCAGGAATGGCGTGGTCACCTGATCGAAGCTGTAGCTGAATACGACGACAAGTTGCTGGAAAAGTTCTTCGAAGATCCCAATTCCATCTCCGATGACGAAGTACACGAGGCCATCCGCAAAGCGTGCGTCGACCTGAGCATCGTCCCGATGATGTGCGGCTCTTCCTTTAAGAATAAAGGAGTGCAAACCGCCCTCGACGCGGTTTGCCGTTACCTGCCTTCCCCGGTGGACATCGACGCGGTCGAAGGAACCAACCCCGATACCGGCGAAGCCGAGATCCGCAAGCCGGATGCAAAGGAACCCTTTGCCGCCCTCGCCTTCAAGATCATGACCGACCCCTTCGTGGGCCGTTTGGCGTTCTTCCGGTGTTATTCCGGTCACCTGGATGCCGGCAGCTACGTCCTGAATGTGCGCAGCGGTAAGAACGAACGCATCAGCCGTATCATGAAAATGTTTGCCAACAAGCAAAACCCCATCGACTTCATCGAAGCCGGTGACATCGGGGCTGCGGTTGGTTTCAAGGATATCAAGACCGGGGACACGCTTTGCGACGAGAAGCACCCGATTGCGTTGGAAAACATGTTCATCCCCGAGCCGGTGATCGCGATTGCGGTCGAGCCCAAAACGCAGGCCGACGTGGACAAGATGGGTATGGCCATCGCCAAACTGGTGGAAGAAGACCCCACGCTTCGTGTCAATACCGATGAGGAAACCGGTCAGACCATCCTCCGCGGGATGGGTGAGCTCCACCTGGAGATCATCCTGGACCGTATGAAGCGCGAGTTCAAGGTAGAAGTCAACCAGGGTGCCCCCCAGGTTGCCTATAAAGAGGCCTTTACCCAGACGGTCGAGCACCGCGAGGTCCTCAAGAAACAAACCGGTGGCCGTGGTAAGTTCGCCGACATCCAATTTGCCATCGGCCCCGCCGACGAAGAATGGCTGAAGGAAAACCCGGGCCAGCACTACCAGTTCGTCAACGACCTGTTTGGTGGTTCGATTCCCCGCGAATTCGTCCCCGCCATCCAGAAAGGCTTCGAAGTCTCTATGGGTACCGGCGTGCTGGCCAGCTTCCCGCTGGAAAATATGAAGGTCCGTGTATTCGACGGTAGCTTCCACGCGGTCGACTCCGACTCGATGTCTTTCGAACTTTGTGCAAAGGGTGGCTTCCGCGAGGCCGGCCGTAAGGCAAAACCCGTTCTGCTGGAGCCCATCATGCGTGTCGAAGTGTTAACCCCCGACCAGTACATGGGTGACGTAACGGGTGACCTGAACCGCCGCCGTGGTTTGCTGGAAGGCATGGACAGCCGCGGAAACCTCCAGGTGATCAAGGCTAAGGTGCCCCTGAGCGAAATGTTCGGGTATGTTACCCAACTGCGTTCCCTGTCCAGCGGCCGTGCTTCTTCCACCATGGAATTCCATCACTACGCCCCGGCGCCGAACAATATCGCCGAGGAAGTGGTTGCCAAGGTGAAGGGTAAAGTGAAGGCTGACTAAAGGATATCGTATGGTTTTTATATACAGGCCGCCCCAAAAGGGCGGTCTTTTTTATGTTAAATGTCGGCGGCCCGGCTTAACCTGGGGACCGGGTGATGGTCCTACTACAAAACCAGCTTTATGAAATCGAAGAAAATCATCCTACTATCGTTCCTTGCCCTGGGGTTGGCTTTTGGTGCCGCCCATAAGGCAGACGCCCAACGGTTTTATGTGAGCGTTCAACCCGTCGTGCCCGTTTATGTCCACCCGCCCTGTCCGTCACCCCGTCACGTATGGGTTGAAAGTGAATGGGTTTGGACCAACGGCGCCTATGTCCACCACCCGGGGTATTGGGCCATCCCCCCCGACCGTTATCATGCCTGGGTTCCCGGTCACTGGGAGCACGAGCGTCGCGGTCACTACTGGGTTCCGGGCCACTGGCGCCGGTAGGACCCCGCAACAACACAACTATTAGAACAACGGCAGCCCGGGACACCAGACCCGGGCTGCTTTTTTTTTAAAATAACTCCCGAAATCCTTGTAAAATCGGTTTCTCCCTGCTACCTTTGCACTCCCAATTCATAAATTGGGAAAACCGGATATGTCTCAGAGAATCAGAATAAAATTGCAATCCTACGATCACAATCTGGTGGACAAGTCCGCTGAGAAGATCGTAAAGACGGTGCGTAGCACGGGTGCGGTAGTAACGGGGCCCATTCCCCTGCCGACGAAGAAGAAGATCTTCACGGTACTGCGTTCCCCGCACGTAAACAAGAAGAGCCGTGAGCAGTTCCAGCTGGCTACCCACAAACGCCTCCTGGACATCTACACTTCCTCTTCGCGTACGGTAGATGCGCTGTCCAAGCTCGACCTGCCTTCCGGGGTTGACGTCGAGATCAAGGCCTGACGGTAAAAAGTTCTTTATAATACTCCATCTCCCAAATCACCGCCGGCGGCGGAGACCAAAGGAGCGCTGGATTCAAGATATTAAAATATAAACAAGCCTTTCAGGGTTTGTTTACTGCCGGTACTTCCGCTTCCCCGATGGGAAAACTAGAGAAAAGGTCGGCAGCAAACAGGGATTGAAGCCTGGCATTTCCTGGCCGGCTGTCCTCCATACCTTGCAGGGCACAAACTGCAGACGCATGAAAGGAATTATTGGCAAGAAAATCGGGATGACCAGCATCTTCGATCCCACCGGCAAACAGGTTGCCTGTACGATCATTGAAGCAGGTCCCTGTGTCGTTACCCAGGTCAAGACGCCTGAGTCCGACGGTTACAAAGCCCTCCAGCTGGCTTTTGGCGAGAAGAAAGAAAAGAACACGACCAAAGCGGAGATCAATCACTTCGCCAAAGCCCAAACCTCCCCCAAATCCTTTGTAAAGGAATTCCGCGATTTTTCCATTGATAAACAACTCGGTGAAGCTATTACAGTAGACATTTTCGCTGAAGGCGAAAAGGTCGATGTGGTCGGTACCTCCAAGGGTAAAGGCTTCCAGGGTGTCGTCAAACGCCACGGTTTCGGTGGTGTCGGCGAAGCCACCCACGGTCAGCACGACCGTCAGCGCGCCCCCGGTTCCGTGGGCGGTTCTTCTTATCCCTCAAGGGTCTTCAAAGGCATGCGTATGGCCGGCCGTATGGGCGGTGATCGCGTGAAGCTGAAGGGCCTTAAAGTCGTTAAGATCTTCACCGACAAGAATTATATCCTGATTGGTGGCGCGATTCCCGGCCACAATGGTTCCATCGTTTTAATTCAGAAGTAATATGGCAGCGAATATAAAAGTAGACGTATTGAATGTGCAGGGTCAGAAGACCGGCCGCACCGTTGAACTCCCCGAGGAAGTATTCGGTGCCGAACCGAACGACCACGTGATCTACCTCGCCGTGAAGCAATACCTGGCTGCACAGCGCCAGGGGACGCACAAGGTGAAGACCCGCGCCGAAGTGCACGGGGCCAGCCGCAAGCTCCATCGCCAGAAGGGTACCGGTGGTTCGCGTAAAGGGAACATCCGCAACCCGCTTTATAAGGGTGGTGGTACCGTTTTCGGACCCAAGCCGCACAGCTACAGCTTCAAGCTGAACCGTAAGGTAAAGGACCTGGCCAAGATCTCCGCCCTGTCCCACAAGGTGAAAGAAAATGCCCTGGTCATCGTGGAAGAACTGAAGTTCGACAAGCCCAAGACCAGCCAGTTCTTTGACGTCATGTCGAAGCTGAACGTGGCCGATAAAAAGACGCTGTTCGTCCTGCCGGAGTACAATGATACGCTGTACCTGTCCCTGAGGAACATTCCGAACGCCGCCAGCACTGTGCTGAGCGACATCAATACCTACGACATCGTCAACGCCGAGGTCCTGGTCCTGACGGAATCCGCAGCCAAGGTTTTTAGTGAAGAAGAAAAAGTAGGCGCTTAATCATCATAAAAGAGTAAGAGATGAAACTTGCAGAAGTATTAATCAAGCCGATCCTGACCGAAAAGGTCAACCAGCAAACGGAAAAGCTGGGCCGTTATGCCTTCCGCGTACACCGCTCTGCCAATAAGCTGGAGATCAAAAAGGCAGTGGAAACCTTTTATGGTGTGACGGTAACCGACGTAAACACGCTGGTCGTGCCGGGCAAGAACAAGAGCCGGTTCACCAAAGCCGGTGTGATCAACGGCCGCAAACCCGCCTACAAGAAGGCAACCATCACCGTAGCAGAAGGGGAGACCATCGACCTGTACGCGAACGTGTAAACCCAATCTATCAACAGTAAAGACAAGATACAATGGCACTGAAGAAATATAAACCCATGACGGCCGGTACTCGTTGGAGGATCGGGAACGCTTATGCGGAGATCACGACGGACCAGCCTGAAAAGTCCCTTCTGGAACACCAGAGCGGTACCGGCGGGCGTAACGTACAGGGTCGCCGGAGCATGCGCTACATCGGTGGTGGCAACAAGACGATGTACCGTAAGGTAGATTTCAAACGGGATAAGAAGGGCATCGAGGCAAAGGTTGCCAGCATCGAATACGATCCGAACCGTACCGCCTTTATCGCCCTGTTGCACTATGTCGACGGCGAAAAGCGCTATATCATCGCGCCCCAGGGCCTGCAGGTCGGTTCCACCGTCGTGA
This region of Dinghuibacter silviterrae genomic DNA includes:
- a CDS encoding PorP/SprF family type IX secretion system membrane protein, whose product is MRNLFLTAACLLFLGRSFAQVDPHFSQYYAYPLYLNPAMTGVIDGDMRVNLNYRNQWNNITNPFTTAGLSAEWVTDKNINIGVNLLNQSAGDAGYNYFNGYASVAYTGVKFGARQMTHLTLGIQAGILNRKFDPSKFQWGSQYNPLTGYDPNAPSNETITRTSSSVFDANFGALLYDGNPAHRVNTFVGASVAHLTQPSDPFLATNNYHLPMRYTVHGGARIVLSDELSITPNAIYMRQGNADETMFGAYAQMVITDISDLMLGLDYRVNDAIVPYLGFRYQDITVGISYDANASNLTRLASGSNAFELSLSYTAHKKRVFPKEHFFCPRL
- a CDS encoding OmpA family protein, with protein sequence MKRQTYSLLAVLLTASGVHAQFVADYKRTADVFYARQDYYSAAQYYVKALDNKPYAQPGFFPYATDVNKHPSKTSRMHQYEDLVYHLAESYRHYNDFVSASKWYEQATQFSTTYPLARYWYAVCLRAQGRFDEALSQFQQFRSAYTTQDDIQASADKEIADCQFASQEARRTNSPFTVLKMGGDVNVGGANYAPVWWGNALMFTSSRSSVPTLKAAGGKSPYINHLYTAGTDTAQAQRLDLPGQSMEQGVSALTPDGLTLYLTQWSVGKDGRKTAGIYKSVRSGTAWTAPQPVVDAPAGFSNMQPAVSTDGKVLLFASDRPGGSGGFDLWYASLDNNGVPGTPVNLGPGINTAGDEEAPYYDAFSRTLVFSTNGRVGMGNFDLFQSLGDLSNLSTPVNLGAPLNSPKDDIYFTSARAGGKLFKEAYVSSDRASNCCLEVFKVTRRGKRISGAVVDCETHQPLDGAKVSLIDTTAGKVVGQVTLDASGTYGFDLDDPGNFKVVMEKDNYFSKSLRVHADDMVPVDTLVDKEVCLRHYEPNRPIVLQNIFYDYNKATLRPESALVLDTLVTILDENPTMAIEMGAHTDGIGGEKYNLNLSDRRAKACVDYLISKGIDPARLTWKGYGKCCPIAPEKINGKDNPAGRQVNRRTEFSVLRK
- the rpsL gene encoding 30S ribosomal protein S12, giving the protein MPTIQQLVRKGREIIRAKSKSRALSNCPQRRGVCTRVYTTTPKKPNSALRKVAKVRLTNKVEVIAYIPGEGHNLQEHSIVLVRGGRVKDLPGVRYHIVRGALDTAGVKDRKQSRSKYGTKLPKKGAPAAPAKKK
- the rpsG gene encoding 30S ribosomal protein S7; this translates as MRKAQAKKLPLAPDPRFNDKLVTRFVNNLMWQGKKSVALTIFYDAVDRVAKTTNEDGYEIWRRALANVTPSVEVRSRRIGGATFQIPTEVRPDRKISLSMKWLIRYARERNGKSMAEKLAGEIVAASKGEGAAFKKKEDTHRMADANKAFSHFRI
- the fusA gene encoding elongation factor G codes for the protein MADLKFQRNFGIAAHIDAGKTTTTERILRYTGMIHKIGEVHDGAATTDWMEQEKERGITITSAAVSCQWNFPTNKGKADANTKKYYFNIIDTPGHVDFTIEVERSMRVLDGLIALFSAVDGVEPQSETVWRQANRYKVPRIGFVNKMDRSGADFLMVVRQVKEMLGAKAVPLQLPIGAEDDFKGVVDLIRMKGIIWDMATEGMTFEEIEIPADMLEEAQEWRGHLIEAVAEYDDKLLEKFFEDPNSISDDEVHEAIRKACVDLSIVPMMCGSSFKNKGVQTALDAVCRYLPSPVDIDAVEGTNPDTGEAEIRKPDAKEPFAALAFKIMTDPFVGRLAFFRCYSGHLDAGSYVLNVRSGKNERISRIMKMFANKQNPIDFIEAGDIGAAVGFKDIKTGDTLCDEKHPIALENMFIPEPVIAIAVEPKTQADVDKMGMAIAKLVEEDPTLRVNTDEETGQTILRGMGELHLEIILDRMKREFKVEVNQGAPQVAYKEAFTQTVEHREVLKKQTGGRGKFADIQFAIGPADEEWLKENPGQHYQFVNDLFGGSIPREFVPAIQKGFEVSMGTGVLASFPLENMKVRVFDGSFHAVDSDSMSFELCAKGGFREAGRKAKPVLLEPIMRVEVLTPDQYMGDVTGDLNRRRGLLEGMDSRGNLQVIKAKVPLSEMFGYVTQLRSLSSGRASSTMEFHHYAPAPNNIAEEVVAKVKGKVKAD
- a CDS encoding YXWGXW repeat-containing protein, which translates into the protein MKSKKIILLSFLALGLAFGAAHKADAQRFYVSVQPVVPVYVHPPCPSPRHVWVESEWVWTNGAYVHHPGYWAIPPDRYHAWVPGHWEHERRGHYWVPGHWRR
- the rpsJ gene encoding 30S ribosomal protein S10, translating into MSQRIRIKLQSYDHNLVDKSAEKIVKTVRSTGAVVTGPIPLPTKKKIFTVLRSPHVNKKSREQFQLATHKRLLDIYTSSSRTVDALSKLDLPSGVDVEIKA
- the rplC gene encoding 50S ribosomal protein L3, producing MKGIIGKKIGMTSIFDPTGKQVACTIIEAGPCVVTQVKTPESDGYKALQLAFGEKKEKNTTKAEINHFAKAQTSPKSFVKEFRDFSIDKQLGEAITVDIFAEGEKVDVVGTSKGKGFQGVVKRHGFGGVGEATHGQHDRQRAPGSVGGSSYPSRVFKGMRMAGRMGGDRVKLKGLKVVKIFTDKNYILIGGAIPGHNGSIVLIQK
- the rplD gene encoding 50S ribosomal protein L4, which gives rise to MAANIKVDVLNVQGQKTGRTVELPEEVFGAEPNDHVIYLAVKQYLAAQRQGTHKVKTRAEVHGASRKLHRQKGTGGSRKGNIRNPLYKGGGTVFGPKPHSYSFKLNRKVKDLAKISALSHKVKENALVIVEELKFDKPKTSQFFDVMSKLNVADKKTLFVLPEYNDTLYLSLRNIPNAASTVLSDINTYDIVNAEVLVLTESAAKVFSEEEKVGA
- the rplW gene encoding 50S ribosomal protein L23, whose protein sequence is MKLAEVLIKPILTEKVNQQTEKLGRYAFRVHRSANKLEIKKAVETFYGVTVTDVNTLVVPGKNKSRFTKAGVINGRKPAYKKATITVAEGETIDLYANV